The Opitutales bacterium ASA1 genome window below encodes:
- a CDS encoding Gfo/Idh/MocA family oxidoreductase, which produces MKTHTVGIIMNGVTGRMGTNQHLIRSIKAIIDQGGIKLGDDERIMPDPILVGRSESKLRALAARTGVQRVTTDLDAALKDPHNVVYFDSTLTGQRPVGVRKAIAAGKHIYCEKPTATTSEEALALYREVTAAGLKNGVVQDKLWLPGLLKLKYLIDTGFFGKILSVRGEFGYWVFTGEYEKLQRPSWNYRKEDDGGIIVDMLCHWQYVIQNLFGGIKSVSCLGATHIPQRWDEAGKPYECTADDSAYATFELVNGVICHFNSSWCVRVDRDDLLTLQVDGTHGSAVAGLRDCKAQALAATPRCIWNPDIDSPIAYKDGWTRVPSNDVYDNAFKVQWELFLRHVVKDTPFTWSLLEGARGVQLAELGIKSWEERRWVDVPELKA; this is translated from the coding sequence ATGAAGACTCACACGGTAGGCATCATCATGAACGGCGTGACCGGCCGGATGGGAACGAACCAGCACCTCATCCGCTCGATCAAGGCCATCATCGACCAAGGCGGCATCAAGCTCGGCGACGACGAGCGTATCATGCCGGACCCGATCCTCGTCGGTCGGAGCGAGAGCAAACTGCGCGCCCTCGCGGCCCGCACCGGTGTGCAGCGCGTCACCACCGATCTCGATGCGGCGCTGAAGGATCCGCACAACGTCGTCTACTTCGACTCCACGCTCACCGGTCAGCGACCGGTCGGCGTGCGCAAAGCGATCGCCGCGGGCAAACACATCTACTGCGAGAAGCCGACCGCCACCACCTCCGAGGAAGCGCTCGCCCTCTACCGCGAAGTCACCGCCGCCGGCCTCAAGAACGGCGTCGTGCAGGACAAGCTCTGGCTACCGGGTCTCCTGAAGCTGAAGTATCTCATCGATACCGGCTTCTTCGGAAAGATCCTCAGCGTGCGCGGCGAGTTCGGGTACTGGGTCTTCACCGGGGAGTACGAGAAGCTCCAGCGCCCCTCGTGGAATTACCGCAAGGAAGACGACGGCGGGATCATCGTCGACATGCTCTGCCACTGGCAGTACGTGATCCAGAATCTCTTCGGCGGCATCAAGTCGGTGAGTTGCCTCGGTGCGACGCACATCCCGCAGCGTTGGGATGAAGCGGGCAAACCCTACGAGTGCACCGCCGACGACTCCGCCTACGCCACCTTCGAGTTGGTCAACGGCGTGATTTGCCATTTCAACTCCTCGTGGTGCGTGCGTGTCGATCGCGACGATCTGCTCACGCTTCAAGTCGACGGCACCCACGGTTCCGCCGTTGCCGGTCTGCGGGACTGCAAAGCCCAGGCTCTCGCCGCTACGCCACGCTGTATTTGGAATCCGGATATCGACAGCCCGATCGCGTACAAGGACGGCTGGACGCGCGTGCCCTCCAACGACGTCTACGACAACGCCTTCAAGGTGCAGTGGGAACTCTTCCTGCGCCACGTCGTGAAGGACACGCCGTTCACGTGGTCGCTGCTCGAAGGTGCGCGCGGTGTGCAGCTCGCCGAACTCGGCATCAAGTCGTGGGAAGAACGCCGTTGGGTGGATGTGCCGGAATTGAAGGCCTGA
- a CDS encoding peptide ABC transporter substrate-binding protein, whose product MQADDTDRETNGSFPAVASRRARRGVCLLFVLTVASILAGCRPSEPDVVRATREGRLILNIGADPEELDPHTTTGIPEFKVEMELFEGLVGEDPETGAAIPGAAESWKTSEDGRTWTFRLRPEARWSNGDPLTSADWVYSFRRALTPALGNTYGVLFDWIRGARDYRTGATTDFAEVGVRARGEHVLEIELIEPLSYFASMLVLHTFYPVHRPTIEKHGAIDTRGSGWTRPGSLVGNGPFVLVEWIHGQRLVARPNPHYWDADRVRLREVVFLTVESAETEERSFRAGQLHVTNSLPVSKIASYRDRRAPEFRNVPHLAVYYYMFNTSRPPFDDVRVRRALALALDRRAIVERVTQGGEEPALHFFPPTAGGYGPGPQLREDMEEARRLLAEAGYPDGRGFPVVSLLYNTHEAHRQIAEAVQQMWRVALGIEVRLVNQEWKVYLSTRRNGDYDLSRSGWVAPYDDVSCFAELMMSENGNNHTRWRNETYDALVRRAGSERDAAVRKELYRQADALLLEEMPVVPLYFYRKSHLVRPEVRGWYDNVLDHHPLRAVWLSGGDAAY is encoded by the coding sequence ATGCAGGCCGACGACACCGACCGGGAGACGAACGGAAGTTTTCCGGCGGTGGCGTCTCGCCGGGCGCGGCGCGGTGTGTGCCTCCTGTTCGTTCTGACCGTCGCTTCGATTCTCGCGGGATGCAGACCCTCCGAGCCCGACGTCGTGCGGGCGACGCGCGAGGGACGACTGATCCTGAACATCGGTGCCGATCCCGAGGAGCTCGACCCGCACACCACCACGGGTATTCCCGAGTTCAAGGTGGAGATGGAACTCTTCGAGGGACTCGTCGGGGAGGATCCGGAGACGGGAGCCGCGATCCCGGGGGCCGCGGAGAGTTGGAAGACGTCGGAAGACGGTCGCACGTGGACCTTTCGACTCCGACCCGAAGCTCGTTGGTCCAACGGCGATCCGCTCACGTCGGCCGACTGGGTCTACTCGTTTCGCCGCGCGCTCACGCCGGCTTTGGGCAACACCTACGGCGTATTGTTCGACTGGATACGCGGAGCGAGGGACTACCGGACCGGGGCGACGACCGACTTCGCCGAGGTCGGCGTGCGCGCCCGAGGCGAGCACGTGCTGGAGATCGAGCTGATCGAACCGCTCTCGTACTTCGCGTCCATGCTCGTGCTGCACACCTTCTACCCGGTGCACCGGCCGACGATCGAGAAGCACGGCGCGATCGACACGCGCGGCTCGGGTTGGACGCGGCCGGGTTCGCTCGTGGGCAACGGCCCGTTTGTCCTCGTAGAATGGATACACGGTCAGCGCCTCGTGGCGCGGCCCAACCCGCACTACTGGGACGCCGACCGCGTCCGCCTGCGCGAGGTCGTGTTTCTGACCGTGGAAAGCGCGGAGACCGAGGAACGCAGCTTCCGCGCCGGGCAGTTGCACGTCACCAATTCGCTTCCGGTTTCGAAGATCGCGAGCTATCGGGATCGTCGCGCTCCCGAGTTTCGCAACGTGCCGCACCTCGCGGTCTACTACTACATGTTCAACACCTCGCGTCCGCCCTTCGACGACGTGCGGGTGCGTCGGGCGCTCGCGCTCGCGCTCGACCGCCGCGCGATCGTCGAACGCGTCACGCAAGGCGGCGAGGAGCCGGCGCTGCATTTCTTCCCTCCGACTGCGGGCGGTTACGGACCCGGTCCGCAGTTGCGCGAGGACATGGAGGAAGCGCGTCGGCTGCTCGCGGAGGCGGGATACCCGGATGGGCGCGGATTTCCGGTCGTTTCGCTGCTCTACAACACGCATGAAGCGCACCGGCAGATCGCCGAGGCCGTGCAACAGATGTGGCGCGTGGCGCTCGGAATCGAGGTGCGGCTCGTGAACCAGGAGTGGAAGGTCTATCTTTCGACCCGCAGGAACGGCGACTACGATCTCTCGCGCTCGGGTTGGGTGGCGCCCTACGACGACGTCTCCTGTTTCGCCGAGCTCATGATGTCGGAGAACGGAAACAACCACACCCGCTGGCGCAACGAGACCTACGACGCGCTCGTGCGTCGGGCGGGGAGCGAGCGAGACGCGGCCGTGCGAAAGGAACTCTACCGGCAGGCGGATGCGCTGCTCCTCGAGGAGATGCCCGTCGTGCCGCTCTACTTCTACCGCAAGAGCCATCTCGTGCGGCCCGAAGTGCGCGGCTGGTACGACAACGTGCTCGATCACCATCCGCTGCGTGCGGTGTGGTTGAGCGGTGGCGACGCGGCGTATTGA
- a CDS encoding LysR family transcriptional regulator, giving the protein MNIDLLRSLATVLAEGSLNKAAVRLGMAQSSLTRQMQALEHEIGGRLLERTSSGVAATAAGQALAARLDEVLGALDDALAEARRLARGQQSILRVGYLLSAARTYLNPALAEMRRAHPEVKVKLFDLSPGEQIDGLRRGEIDVGLIGQSGKVLESEFYSKRLALLPLVVALSETHPLAAREKLRLADLKGENFVGAPEYHVPGNDRWIAQLCRRAGFRPRFAQESDSLMHGLSLVVSEGAVAVLPEFAVDMQAPGIVMRPLGDAFAKFEFLVVWQRGKVTAPTRALIDALAAVSGK; this is encoded by the coding sequence GTGAACATCGATCTCTTGCGCTCCCTCGCCACTGTACTCGCCGAGGGAAGTCTCAACAAGGCCGCGGTGCGGCTCGGCATGGCCCAATCGTCGCTGACGAGGCAGATGCAAGCGCTCGAACACGAGATCGGTGGCCGCCTTCTGGAGCGGACCTCCTCCGGTGTGGCCGCGACTGCGGCAGGGCAGGCGCTGGCGGCGCGCCTCGACGAAGTGCTCGGCGCGCTCGACGATGCGCTGGCGGAAGCGCGGCGCTTGGCGCGTGGGCAGCAGTCGATCTTGCGCGTCGGCTACCTTTTGTCTGCGGCACGGACGTACTTGAACCCCGCGCTGGCGGAGATGCGGCGCGCGCATCCGGAGGTGAAGGTGAAGCTCTTCGATCTCTCCCCCGGCGAACAAATCGACGGATTGCGGCGCGGGGAGATCGACGTGGGATTGATCGGTCAGTCCGGAAAGGTGTTGGAGAGCGAGTTTTACTCCAAGCGGCTCGCGTTGCTTCCGCTCGTGGTCGCGCTGTCGGAGACGCATCCGCTCGCGGCGCGCGAAAAGCTCAGGCTCGCCGATCTGAAAGGGGAAAACTTCGTGGGCGCGCCCGAGTATCATGTGCCGGGCAACGACCGCTGGATCGCGCAGTTGTGCCGTCGAGCCGGGTTTCGTCCGAGATTCGCGCAGGAGAGCGACAGTCTCATGCACGGCCTCTCGCTGGTCGTGAGCGAAGGCGCCGTCGCCGTTCTGCCGGAGTTCGCCGTGGACATGCAGGCACCGGGCATCGTCATGCGACCGCTGGGCGACGCGTTCGCCAAGTTCGAGTTTCTCGTCGTCTGGCAGCGCGGAAAGGTCACGGCACCCACGCGCGCGTTGATCGACGCGCTCGCAGCCGTATCCGGAAAGTGA
- a CDS encoding FAD:protein FMN transferase, translating into MENRVLVPPAPSVVLPVGVGACMREVVAFTGLTMGTTWRASVVLPFDVKAHDVERWIVETLEDVVARMSPWVYASDLARFRRASPGSWVPLGADTLRVLQRALEIAALTDGVYDPTIGRLVDVLGFGPGGKNAAHDPGSLAAQRARAEVGFRRVRVDAVGRRVYKPAGVELDLCSIAKGFGVDRVIERLGEAGVESCFVEIGGEARGRGCKPDGQPWWCAIESPRNLGDGWAPMVLAACGVAVATSGNGLRRRACAHGSIGHIVDPRLQRPRGDVLETVTVLATTCMEADAWATALFLLGPERGMEAAEAQGLAALFVSAIGCEGPRERWTRAFAAYLE; encoded by the coding sequence ATGGAGAACCGCGTCCTCGTTCCTCCGGCACCGTCGGTCGTGTTGCCTGTCGGCGTCGGTGCTTGCATGCGTGAAGTCGTCGCCTTCACGGGACTGACGATGGGCACCACGTGGCGCGCAAGCGTCGTGCTGCCGTTCGATGTGAAGGCGCACGACGTCGAGCGATGGATCGTGGAAACGCTCGAAGATGTTGTCGCGCGCATGAGCCCATGGGTCTACGCCTCGGATCTCGCGCGTTTCCGTCGGGCGAGCCCGGGGAGTTGGGTGCCGCTGGGTGCCGACACGCTGCGAGTACTCCAGCGTGCTCTGGAGATCGCAGCGCTCACCGACGGGGTTTACGACCCGACGATCGGTCGGTTGGTCGACGTCTTGGGCTTCGGACCCGGTGGGAAGAACGCGGCGCACGATCCCGGATCGCTCGCGGCGCAACGTGCTCGGGCGGAAGTCGGTTTTCGCCGTGTGCGCGTCGATGCGGTGGGCCGGCGCGTCTACAAGCCCGCCGGCGTGGAGTTGGATCTGTGTTCCATCGCAAAAGGGTTCGGCGTCGATCGCGTCATCGAGCGTCTCGGCGAGGCGGGCGTGGAAAGCTGCTTCGTGGAGATCGGAGGGGAAGCGCGAGGTCGCGGCTGCAAGCCCGACGGGCAACCGTGGTGGTGCGCCATCGAATCGCCGAGGAACTTGGGAGACGGTTGGGCGCCGATGGTGCTCGCGGCATGCGGCGTGGCGGTGGCGACGTCCGGTAACGGTTTGCGGCGGCGCGCGTGTGCGCACGGCTCGATCGGTCACATCGTGGATCCGCGCTTGCAGCGCCCGCGCGGTGACGTGTTGGAGACCGTCACCGTGTTGGCGACGACTTGCATGGAGGCGGACGCGTGGGCGACGGCGCTCTTCTTGCTGGGCCCGGAGCGAGGTATGGAGGCGGCCGAGGCGCAGGGCTTGGCGGCGTTGTTCGTCTCTGCGATCGGGTGCGAGGGACCGCGCGAGAGGTGGACTCGCGCGTTCGCTGCCTACCTCGAGTAG
- a CDS encoding DUF4198 domain-containing protein gives MKIRHVIASSALVLAGAADMYAHRVWVLPAVTVLSGTDQWVSFEAAVSNNLFFPNHRPVGLAQIEVIGPDGKPVEIQNATAGQIRSSFELHLQQQGTYVVSLRPGQGRAPQQASAAPTAGAAAPQYPAGPGGAMRGGLNGTYEEDGKTVRWRGTPETLVSEGVAAKPGFKLRESGGRKVVTYVTLGKPTDEVLAPTGTGLEVDFVTHPNDLFAGEPAEFRFLLEGKPAAGAEVTVVRGDDRYRDEAGDVNLRADADGVVKIAWPQPGRYWLEATASTAGTLHGMPSEKSFTYIATFEVLPD, from the coding sequence ATGAAGATACGACACGTGATTGCTTCGAGCGCGCTGGTCCTGGCCGGCGCGGCCGACATGTATGCGCACCGCGTCTGGGTTCTTCCCGCGGTCACGGTGCTTTCGGGGACGGATCAATGGGTTTCGTTCGAGGCCGCGGTTTCGAACAACCTCTTCTTCCCCAACCATCGGCCGGTCGGTCTCGCGCAGATCGAGGTGATCGGGCCGGACGGGAAACCGGTGGAGATTCAGAACGCAACTGCCGGGCAGATCCGTAGTTCGTTCGAACTGCATCTGCAGCAGCAGGGGACCTACGTGGTGTCGCTGCGCCCCGGGCAGGGACGTGCGCCTCAGCAGGCGTCGGCTGCTCCGACCGCCGGAGCTGCGGCACCGCAATACCCGGCGGGCCCGGGCGGAGCCATGCGCGGCGGTTTGAACGGAACGTACGAGGAGGACGGCAAGACCGTGCGTTGGCGCGGGACTCCCGAGACGCTCGTGTCCGAGGGCGTCGCCGCCAAGCCGGGCTTCAAGTTGCGCGAGTCCGGTGGGCGCAAGGTCGTGACCTACGTCACGCTCGGCAAGCCGACCGACGAAGTCCTCGCTCCGACGGGGACTGGGCTCGAGGTCGATTTCGTCACGCACCCGAACGATCTCTTCGCGGGCGAGCCGGCCGAGTTTCGTTTTCTTCTCGAAGGCAAACCCGCGGCGGGTGCCGAAGTGACGGTCGTGCGCGGCGACGATCGCTACCGCGACGAAGCGGGCGACGTGAACTTGCGCGCGGACGCGGACGGAGTGGTGAAGATCGCTTGGCCCCAGCCGGGCCGCTACTGGTTGGAGGCGACTGCATCGACGGCCGGTACGCTGCACGGGATGCCGTCGGAGAAGTCGTTCACCTACATCGCCACCTTCGAAGTGTTGCCGGACTGA
- a CDS encoding DUF2271 domain-containing protein: MSNRHVTRLAAAIGSGLACSAAGSLAAALTATVEIPQLDVAEYHRPYVAIWIEGADKSPKNVAVWYDVDMRNDEGETWLKDLRQWWRKSGRDLDLPVDGVSGPTRPVGVHEVKIAAVITDGLPDGEYELVVEAAREVGGRELVRVPFTWSRTAKVDVSTRGERELGAITLRSAK; the protein is encoded by the coding sequence ATGAGCAACAGACACGTCACCCGACTGGCGGCCGCGATCGGCTCCGGTCTCGCCTGTTCCGCCGCGGGGTCACTCGCGGCCGCGTTGACCGCGACGGTCGAGATCCCGCAGCTCGACGTCGCCGAGTATCACCGGCCTTACGTCGCGATCTGGATCGAGGGTGCGGACAAGTCGCCGAAGAACGTCGCGGTGTGGTACGATGTCGACATGCGCAACGACGAGGGGGAGACGTGGCTCAAGGACCTCCGCCAGTGGTGGCGCAAATCGGGACGCGACCTCGACCTGCCGGTCGACGGCGTGAGCGGACCCACGCGCCCGGTCGGTGTGCACGAAGTGAAGATCGCCGCCGTGATCACCGACGGGCTGCCGGACGGCGAATACGAACTCGTCGTCGAGGCCGCGCGCGAAGTGGGCGGACGCGAACTCGTGCGCGTGCCTTTCACTTGGTCGCGGACGGCGAAGGTGGACGTGAGCACGCGAGGCGAGCGCGAACTCGGAGCGATCACGTTGCGCAGCGCGAAGTGA
- a CDS encoding PepSY-associated TM helix domain-containing protein produces the protein MSRSTTVLQVRESPTSAETPRRVATAKRAFWVKQFYLWHWVSSAFALVGMLFFAITGITLNHSASFTAKPVVKETRESLPPTLHALVALPDVGAEADAAEEKRALPLDLRRWLARNFSADPGARAVEWTAEEIYVDLPRPGGDGWLTIDRETGEVMHSETTRGVIAWLNDLHKGRHTGMTWILFMDAFSVISVIFCLTGLGLLVVHARRRPMTWPVVLAGLIVPAIVVVFFLHV, from the coding sequence ATGAGCCGTTCGACCACCGTCCTGCAGGTGCGGGAGTCGCCGACCTCCGCCGAAACGCCGCGCCGCGTAGCGACGGCGAAGCGCGCGTTTTGGGTGAAGCAGTTCTACCTCTGGCACTGGGTGAGCAGCGCGTTCGCGCTCGTGGGCATGCTCTTTTTCGCGATCACGGGCATCACGCTCAACCACTCGGCGAGCTTCACTGCGAAACCCGTGGTGAAGGAGACGCGCGAGTCGCTGCCACCGACGTTGCACGCGCTCGTCGCGCTTCCGGATGTCGGTGCCGAGGCCGACGCGGCCGAAGAGAAACGGGCCCTTCCGCTCGACTTGCGTCGTTGGCTCGCGCGCAACTTCTCCGCCGATCCGGGTGCGCGTGCGGTCGAGTGGACGGCCGAGGAGATCTACGTCGATCTTCCGCGACCCGGTGGCGACGGCTGGCTCACGATCGATCGCGAGACGGGGGAGGTGATGCACTCCGAGACCACGCGCGGTGTAATCGCTTGGCTCAACGACCTGCACAAGGGCCGACATACCGGCATGACGTGGATCCTGTTCATGGACGCGTTTTCGGTGATTTCGGTGATCTTTTGCCTCACCGGTCTCGGCTTGCTCGTGGTGCACGCGCGCCGTCGTCCGATGACGTGGCCGGTCGTCCTCGCCGGCCTGATCGTGCCGGCGATCGTAGTTGTTTTCTTCCTACACGTTTGA
- a CDS encoding M3 family metallopeptidase, which yields MSQHPFLEPDFLVRWSRLVPEHVEPDIAAALVDAQQRIDAVAAVEEVEATFENTFLALEHATEQLNRAWGAISHLTSVADSPALREAYNRMLPRVSEFFSRIPLNAKLWTALKGFAAKPEAARLGGVRRRLFDETMLDFRQHGADLAADEKARLEEVQKELSTLTQKYSENTLDSTNAWELIVDDDSRLAGLPAGAKETARRNALAKGHGTEEEPKWRFTLHHPSLEPFMTYLDDDGLRRRMWEGSIEIGLKDPWNNSPLIVRILELRHERAALLGKANFADLVLERRMARDGAAALRFVEDMHTKVRDAFAAECRELEAFKAAKTGGEPSPLEPWEIAYWAEKLRRERYDFDEEQLRPYFPIDRVVDGMFRICERLFGLVVRPHEGAVETWHPEVKVYDLFDADGVRHLGTFYADWHPRESKRSGAWMNYLVTGGPQPDGTRAPHLGLICGNLTEPVGDKPALLNHREVETVFHEFGHLLHHLLGEVEIKSLNGVNVAWDFVELPSQIMENWCWERESLDVFARHHETGEAIPESLFGRMKAARNFRTATMAMRQLSFGRMDLEMHLRPERFLGRADLEGELRALLREYLVPTKTPSPTIVRRFGHLFSDPVGYAAGYYSYKWAEVLDADAFTRFQRDGIFNGETGRAFREHVLSKGNSEEPMVLYKRFMGRDPDPQALLVRSGLVAAVV from the coding sequence ATGTCCCAGCACCCGTTTCTCGAACCCGATTTTCTCGTCCGTTGGTCTCGCCTCGTTCCCGAACACGTCGAGCCCGACATCGCGGCGGCGCTGGTTGACGCTCAGCAGCGGATCGATGCCGTCGCGGCGGTGGAAGAAGTCGAAGCGACCTTCGAAAACACCTTTCTCGCGCTCGAGCACGCGACGGAGCAACTCAACCGCGCGTGGGGCGCGATCTCGCATCTCACCTCGGTAGCGGATTCGCCGGCCTTGCGGGAGGCGTACAACCGCATGCTCCCGCGCGTGAGCGAGTTCTTTTCGCGCATCCCGCTCAACGCAAAGTTGTGGACCGCGTTGAAGGGCTTCGCCGCCAAGCCCGAGGCGGCGCGCTTGGGGGGCGTGCGCCGGCGACTGTTCGACGAGACGATGCTCGATTTCCGCCAACACGGCGCGGATCTCGCGGCCGACGAGAAGGCGAGGCTGGAGGAAGTGCAGAAGGAACTTTCCACGCTTACGCAGAAGTATTCGGAGAACACTCTCGATTCGACCAACGCGTGGGAGTTGATCGTCGACGACGATAGTCGGCTCGCCGGGCTCCCGGCCGGAGCCAAGGAGACGGCGCGCCGCAATGCGCTGGCCAAGGGCCACGGGACCGAAGAGGAGCCGAAGTGGCGCTTCACGCTGCACCATCCGTCGCTCGAACCCTTCATGACTTACTTGGACGACGACGGGCTGCGCCGCCGGATGTGGGAGGGCAGCATCGAGATCGGGCTCAAGGATCCCTGGAACAATTCACCGTTGATCGTGCGTATCCTCGAGTTGCGGCACGAGCGAGCCGCGCTGCTCGGCAAGGCGAACTTCGCCGATCTCGTGTTGGAGCGGCGCATGGCGCGCGACGGTGCCGCCGCGTTGCGCTTCGTCGAGGACATGCACACCAAGGTCCGCGACGCGTTCGCGGCGGAGTGTCGCGAGTTGGAGGCGTTCAAGGCCGCGAAGACCGGCGGTGAGCCCAGTCCGCTGGAGCCGTGGGAGATCGCGTACTGGGCCGAAAAACTCAGGCGGGAGCGGTACGACTTCGACGAGGAGCAACTGCGCCCGTACTTCCCCATCGATCGTGTCGTCGACGGAATGTTCCGAATCTGCGAGCGGCTCTTTGGTCTCGTCGTGCGGCCGCACGAAGGGGCGGTCGAGACGTGGCATCCGGAGGTCAAGGTCTACGACCTTTTCGACGCGGATGGGGTGCGACACCTCGGGACGTTCTATGCCGACTGGCACCCGCGCGAATCGAAGCGCAGCGGTGCGTGGATGAACTACCTCGTCACCGGTGGACCGCAGCCCGATGGCACGCGCGCACCGCATCTGGGGCTGATCTGCGGCAATCTGACCGAGCCCGTCGGCGACAAGCCCGCGTTGCTCAATCATCGCGAGGTCGAGACCGTGTTTCACGAGTTCGGTCATCTGCTCCACCACCTGCTCGGGGAGGTGGAGATCAAGTCGCTCAACGGCGTCAACGTCGCGTGGGACTTCGTCGAACTGCCCTCGCAGATCATGGAAAACTGGTGCTGGGAGCGCGAGAGCTTGGACGTCTTCGCGCGTCACCACGAGACCGGCGAAGCGATACCTGAATCGCTCTTCGGGCGGATGAAGGCCGCGCGGAATTTCCGGACGGCGACGATGGCCATGCGCCAGTTGTCGTTTGGCAGGATGGATCTGGAGATGCACCTGCGCCCGGAGCGATTCCTCGGTCGGGCCGACCTCGAGGGCGAGTTGCGGGCGCTCTTGCGCGAGTATCTGGTGCCGACCAAGACGCCGTCTCCCACGATCGTGCGCCGTTTCGGACACTTGTTCTCGGACCCGGTCGGTTACGCGGCGGGTTACTACTCCTACAAATGGGCGGAGGTGCTCGACGCGGATGCGTTCACGCGCTTCCAGCGGGACGGTATTTTCAATGGTGAGACCGGGCGGGCGTTTCGGGAACACGTCTTGAGCAAGGGCAACTCGGAAGAACCGATGGTGCTCTACAAGCGTTTCATGGGGCGCGATCCCGACCCGCAGGCGTTGCTCGTGCGCAGCGGCCTCGTTGCGGCGGTCGTCTGA